The Hyphomicrobiales bacterium genomic sequence TGATCCCATCCCCGCATCGAAACCACACGAAATTCATAACTTTGATGAATATTATGAACTGGCTTCAAGACGTGCGTCATGACACAGCAACATCAAAGTCAGATTTGAGGCGTGCACTATGACCAATATCCTTATTAAGCTTCTCGAAGAAAAAGGGGCCTTGTTGGCCGATGGGGCGACGGGAACGAACCTATTTAATATGGGTTTGATGTCGGGTGATGCTCCTGAGATGTGGAACACGGACGAACCTGAAAAAATCCGCACGCTTTACCGTGGTGCCGTCGACTCTGGTAGTGATATTTTTCTCACCAACTCTTTTGGCGCAAATGCCTCGCGCCTGAAATTGCACGGCGCAGAAAAACGCGCCCATGAATTGAGCCGCGTCTCAGCGGAAATCGCGCGCGACATCGCGGATCAAGCGGGCCACAAAGTTGTTGTTGCCGGTTCTGTTGGCCCTACAGGCGAAATCATGGAACCCGTTGGCGAGTTGACGCATGCATTGGCCGTGGAAATGTTCCACGAAACTGCTGATGGGCTTAAAGCCGGTGGCGCTGATGTGGCTTGGGTCGAAACCATCTCTGCACCAGAAGAATACCGCGCGGCAGCCGAAGGTTTCGCCCTCGCAGGCATCGACTGGGTTGGTACCATGAGCTTTGACACAGCCGGTCGCACCATGATGGGTGTCACAAGCGCAGATATGGTCAAAATGGTCAGTGATATTGAAAATACCCCACTCGCCTATGGCGCAAATTGTGGCACTGGTTCTTCTGATCTTTTGCGCACGATCTTAGGGTTCTCCGCGCAAGACAATGAGGTGCCGATCGTCGCTAAAGGCAATGCAGGCATCCCCAAATACGTCGAAGGTCATATCCACTATGATGGCACACCAGAATTGATGGCAGATTATGCCGTTATGGCACGCGCTTGTGGTGCAAAAATCATCGGTGGATGTTGTGGCACAATGCCCGAGCACTTGCGGGCAATGCGCGAGGCATTGGACACGCGCGTCATGACCGAACGTCCCTCATTGGATGAAATCACAGCCAAGCTTGGCGCATTCACGTCCGCATCAGATGGCACAGGTGACGACACCGCAGAACCACGGCGCACGCGTCGTAATCGTCGCCGCGCAAGTTAAGGGCGCTAAATTCGGTTTTAGATTAGATCTTTAACCGAATTACCCGCCTGCTTTCTTGAGAAGACAGCATTACGCCCACGAAATTCAGTTTTTGGTCGCGCATAGCACGATCAATGTCGCAAATCGAAAAGTGACCCCGCGACATTCTGACAAAAGAGAAGAAACGATAGGGTATTCCCACCCTCACGGAAGGAAATAACATGTCAGATGAAGACGATATCATCCTGTCTGAACTGGACGACGAAGAACTTGTTCAACAAATGTTTGACGACCTTTACGATGGCCTCAAAGAGGAAATCGAAGAAGGTGTGAACATTTTGTTGTCGCGTGATTGGGCACCCTACGATGTTTTGACCAAGGCGCTTGTTGGCGGCATGACCATTGTTGGCGCAGATTTCCGTGACGGGATCTTGTTCGTTCCCGAGGTTCTTTTAGCAGCCAATGCAATGAAGGGGGGCATGTTTATCCTCAAGCCATTGCTGGCAGAAACTGGTGCACCACGTGTTGGTAAGATGGTAATTGGCACTGTCAAAGGCGACATCCACGATATCGGAAAGAACCTTGTTGGCATGATGATGGAAGGTGCCGGTTTTGAGGTGGTCGATCTGGGCATCAACAACGCGGTCGAAGCCTATCTAGAAGCGATGGAAGACGACGAAGTCGACATTCTCGGGATGTCCGCCCTACTCACTACGACGATGCCCTATATGAAAGTCGTGATCGACACGATGATCGAACAAGGTATTCGTGACGACTATGTTGTTCTTGTTGGTGGCGCCCCCCTGAACGAAGAATTTGGCAAAGCGATTGGCGCAGATGCCTATTGTCGTGACGCGGCTGTTGCGGTCGAAACCGCCAAAGAGTTCATGGATCGCAAGCACAATCAACTGTCCGCCTAAGGCCCAAAAGCTGTTACAAATTTGAAAAACGGGCCTGTTGCGAATAATTCGGAGCGGGCCTTCTTCATAAGGTGTTAAGATGAATGAAATCAACGACACAGAGCTAACAGAGACAGGCCTAAACGATCTGGCAACGGGTCGCATTCTTTTGATCGCCTGCGGGGCTTTGGCGCGTGAGATTTTAGACCTTAAGAAGGTAAATGGATGGTCTCACATGGATCTGACCTGCTTGCCTGCAAAGCTTCA encodes the following:
- the bmt gene encoding betaine--homocysteine S-methyltransferase, producing the protein MTNILIKLLEEKGALLADGATGTNLFNMGLMSGDAPEMWNTDEPEKIRTLYRGAVDSGSDIFLTNSFGANASRLKLHGAEKRAHELSRVSAEIARDIADQAGHKVVVAGSVGPTGEIMEPVGELTHALAVEMFHETADGLKAGGADVAWVETISAPEEYRAAAEGFALAGIDWVGTMSFDTAGRTMMGVTSADMVKMVSDIENTPLAYGANCGTGSSDLLRTILGFSAQDNEVPIVAKGNAGIPKYVEGHIHYDGTPELMADYAVMARACGAKIIGGCCGTMPEHLRAMREALDTRVMTERPSLDEITAKLGAFTSASDGTGDDTAEPRRTRRNRRRAS
- a CDS encoding B12-binding domain-containing protein, translated to MSDEDDIILSELDDEELVQQMFDDLYDGLKEEIEEGVNILLSRDWAPYDVLTKALVGGMTIVGADFRDGILFVPEVLLAANAMKGGMFILKPLLAETGAPRVGKMVIGTVKGDIHDIGKNLVGMMMEGAGFEVVDLGINNAVEAYLEAMEDDEVDILGMSALLTTTMPYMKVVIDTMIEQGIRDDYVVLVGGAPLNEEFGKAIGADAYCRDAAVAVETAKEFMDRKHNQLSA